A part of Pyramidobacter porci genomic DNA contains:
- a CDS encoding winged helix-turn-helix domain-containing protein, giving the protein MKLKVLSLRAEGKTLKEISEITEYHFTNVSKIISHFIHKGLLYFTQCHYLGNHRNMTYEQEEAVLAPYLEKAEKGEIVSVAEIAQAYQTAVGHTISPTQIYAVLKRHGWRKVMPRSRHPRKASEEVIEASKKLTLESRN; this is encoded by the coding sequence TTGAAACTGAAAGTTCTCAGCCTTCGCGCCGAAGGGAAAACCCTGAAAGAAATCAGCGAAATCACGGAATACCACTTCACGAACGTCAGCAAGATCATCTCGCATTTTATCCACAAGGGACTCTTATACTTTACGCAATGCCATTACCTTGGCAACCATCGCAACATGACCTACGAGCAGGAAGAAGCCGTACTTGCCCCTTATCTGGAGAAAGCCGAAAAAGGAGAAATCGTTTCGGTGGCGGAAATCGCCCAGGCCTATCAGACCGCGGTTGGACATACTATCAGTCCGACTCAGATTTATGCGGTGTTGAAGCGTCATGGCTGGAGAAAAGTCATGCCGCGCAGCCGTCACCCCAGGAAAGCGAGCGAGGAGGTCATTGAGGCCTCAAAAAAATTAACGCTCGAGTCCAGGAATTAA
- a CDS encoding phosphohydrolase has protein sequence MSYITTYGGVHFDPLAPRPEQILAEDIAHALSLICRGNGHVRRFYSVAQHSLACSYEAEARGLSARVQLACLLHDAAEAYLSDVTRPMKTLMPQLRAAEERLLDAIWRRFLDEAPDESERALIFEIDDDMLSYEFHVLMPEDISERWRKIRCAVDTRWEEPEIAAARFEKRLRKLSAIILK, from the coding sequence ATGAGCTATATAACGACGTACGGCGGCGTCCATTTCGATCCGCTGGCGCCGCGGCCGGAGCAGATCCTGGCGGAAGACATCGCCCACGCCCTGTCGCTGATCTGCCGCGGCAACGGGCACGTGCGGCGCTTTTACTCGGTGGCGCAGCACAGTCTGGCCTGCTCATACGAAGCGGAGGCCCGCGGCCTTTCGGCGCGCGTTCAGCTGGCCTGCCTGCTTCACGACGCAGCCGAAGCTTATCTGTCGGACGTGACGCGCCCCATGAAGACGCTGATGCCGCAGCTTCGTGCCGCCGAGGAACGCCTGCTCGACGCGATCTGGCGCAGATTTCTCGACGAAGCGCCGGACGAGAGCGAGCGGGCGTTGATTTTTGAAATCGACGACGACATGCTCAGCTACGAGTTTCACGTTCTCATGCCCGAGGACATTTCCGAACGCTGGCGCAAAATCCGCTGTGCCGTCGATACCCGCTGGGAAGAACCGGAGATCGCGGCGGCCCGCTTCGAAAAGCGGCTGCGCAAACTGTCGGCGATAATTTTGAAATAG
- a CDS encoding D-2-hydroxyacid dehydrogenase: protein MSRTTKKILVTVMPVTEEHKMWLEEQAGGGNFDCQFVYKEGGLSAADLEDVNVVIGNLPPELARGAPKLEWLQLNSAGADPYARPGALPPGCRLTSASGAYGLTVSEHMLALTFALVRRLEQYALNQARREWSARGDIISVEGATILVLGLGDIGGSYARKAHALGAHVIGVRRRVSEKPDYLDELHAIDELDFLLPRADIVAMVLPGAAATKHLMDERRLGLMKKGAFLINVGRGSAVDPKALKKALRAKHLGGAALDVTEPEPLPADDELWGFDNVIITPHVAGFFYLPETLNRIVRIAGDNLRAWTRGEPRTHVVDVKKDA, encoded by the coding sequence ATGAGCAGGACAACGAAAAAGATTCTCGTTACCGTGATGCCCGTCACGGAAGAACACAAGATGTGGCTGGAGGAACAGGCCGGGGGCGGAAATTTCGACTGTCAGTTCGTCTATAAGGAAGGCGGTCTGAGCGCCGCCGATCTGGAAGACGTGAACGTCGTCATCGGCAACCTGCCGCCGGAACTGGCCAGAGGCGCGCCGAAGCTCGAATGGCTGCAGCTCAATTCCGCCGGCGCCGATCCCTACGCGCGGCCCGGCGCGCTTCCCCCGGGCTGCCGGCTCACCAGCGCTTCGGGCGCTTACGGGCTGACCGTGTCGGAGCACATGCTGGCGCTGACGTTCGCGCTGGTGCGCCGCCTCGAGCAGTACGCCCTCAATCAGGCGCGGCGCGAGTGGAGCGCACGCGGCGACATCATCTCCGTGGAGGGGGCGACGATCCTCGTCCTCGGCCTGGGCGACATCGGCGGCTCTTACGCGCGCAAGGCGCACGCGCTTGGCGCTCACGTCATCGGCGTGCGCCGCCGCGTCAGTGAAAAGCCGGATTATCTCGACGAACTGCACGCCATCGACGAGCTCGACTTCCTGCTGCCCCGCGCCGACATCGTCGCCATGGTTTTGCCCGGCGCCGCCGCGACGAAACACCTGATGGACGAGCGCCGCCTCGGCCTGATGAAAAAGGGCGCCTTTCTCATCAACGTCGGCCGCGGCAGCGCCGTCGACCCGAAAGCGCTGAAAAAGGCGCTGCGCGCCAAGCATCTCGGCGGCGCGGCCCTGGACGTGACGGAGCCGGAGCCGCTGCCCGCCGACGACGAGCTGTGGGGTTTCGACAACGTCATCATCACGCCGCACGTGGCCGGATTCTTTTATCTGCCCGAAACGCTGAACCGCATCGTGCGCATCGCCGGGGACAACCTGCGCGCCTGGACGCGCGGCGAGCCGAGGACCCATGTTGTCGACGTGAAAAAAGACGCTTGA
- a CDS encoding flavodoxin: MKKLMMILLALLIVAVGAAAWKWESVVGWLNTSRARVDATAAEKDVLGTTAKNGKKILVAYFSWGGNTRAAARAIHEKIGGDIFEIRTETPYPAGYSDTVTQAKKEKAENIHPPLTASVPDIGDYDLILLGYPIWWFVEPMPIRSFLDAHNLDGKTILPFATSGGSSIQKSVESLRASAPKADIRDGHLCNVTSSIDAWLSEVGAMTGRR, encoded by the coding sequence ATGAAAAAACTGATGATGATTCTGCTGGCGCTGCTCATTGTCGCCGTCGGCGCCGCCGCGTGGAAATGGGAGTCCGTCGTCGGCTGGCTGAACACGAGCCGTGCGCGCGTAGACGCCACCGCCGCGGAAAAAGACGTGCTCGGCACGACCGCCAAAAACGGCAAAAAGATCCTTGTCGCGTATTTCTCCTGGGGCGGCAACACGCGCGCGGCAGCCCGCGCCATTCATGAAAAAATCGGCGGCGACATCTTCGAGATCCGCACCGAGACGCCCTACCCCGCCGGTTACAGCGACACCGTGACTCAGGCCAAAAAGGAAAAAGCCGAAAACATCCATCCCCCGCTGACCGCCTCCGTGCCCGACATCGGAGACTACGACCTGATCCTGCTGGGCTATCCGATCTGGTGGTTCGTGGAACCGATGCCCATCCGCTCCTTCCTCGACGCCCACAACCTCGACGGCAAAACTATCCTGCCCTTTGCCACCAGCGGCGGCAGTTCGATCCAGAAGAGCGTCGAGAGCCTGCGGGCGTCAGCCCCCAAAGCCGACATCCGCGACGGCCATCTCTGCAACGTGACAAGCTCCATCGACGCCTGGCTCAGCGAGGTCGGAGCGATGACCGGCCGGCGGTAA
- a CDS encoding helix-turn-helix domain-containing protein translates to MYEIADLFDMRSAVGAKLESMLLERGFTKASFCKAAGISRPTLDKLLSAGITNKTNYEKHIAKALESLKISADMFMGNSPNRFNQTRLLKQLLRVDEKQLAERTGVSTARLKEIEAGAEAEISELRDLAYALRTGVRSLLGTNYFPPQIARWEASLDRCSAGDELAENGFWGHVGILPSSSEKYLWYPITGTARSMVYGWIEHRYLVIPCMNNKVLWINTKNVDRIILLDDACDAPEACNWDQPVDYGETPSVVYESLRDYIDYSDSGEKVPEDVISQNLCEFLDSYVKKNEGTGDILSSEEAAVFYYAGGKIEQHHIDFDQEQSLSLEISLIYEFGDEASDERFLFFQDYDGTENFSNKDNVSIIELPLFNIEEAICKEQEEELAE, encoded by the coding sequence ATGTATGAGATAGCGGACTTGTTTGATATGCGCAGCGCTGTCGGAGCGAAACTCGAATCGATGTTGCTTGAACGTGGTTTTACAAAAGCGAGTTTCTGCAAGGCCGCGGGCATATCGCGCCCGACTTTGGACAAGCTTTTGTCCGCAGGCATTACGAACAAGACGAATTACGAAAAACATATCGCAAAGGCTCTTGAAAGTTTGAAAATCTCTGCAGACATGTTCATGGGGAACAGCCCGAATCGATTCAATCAAACCCGGCTCCTGAAGCAGCTTCTTCGAGTTGACGAGAAGCAGCTGGCCGAACGTACGGGAGTATCGACGGCACGACTGAAAGAAATTGAAGCCGGCGCAGAAGCTGAGATCTCTGAACTTCGCGACCTTGCCTATGCCTTGCGCACAGGCGTGCGGAGCCTCCTGGGGACGAATTATTTTCCACCGCAAATAGCAAGGTGGGAAGCGTCTCTTGACCGTTGCAGCGCAGGAGATGAATTAGCGGAAAACGGGTTCTGGGGGCATGTGGGAATTCTTCCCTCATCTTCCGAGAAATATCTTTGGTATCCGATTACCGGAACCGCGCGAAGCATGGTTTATGGTTGGATCGAACACAGATATCTTGTCATTCCTTGCATGAATAACAAAGTTCTTTGGATAAACACGAAAAATGTTGATCGAATTATTTTGCTTGATGATGCTTGCGATGCGCCCGAGGCATGCAATTGGGATCAGCCTGTTGACTACGGTGAAACTCCATCAGTCGTATATGAGTCGTTGAGGGACTATATTGATTACAGCGATTCGGGAGAAAAGGTACCGGAAGACGTTATCTCTCAGAATCTGTGCGAATTCCTGGACAGCTACGTCAAGAAAAATGAAGGTACAGGCGACATATTGTCATCTGAGGAAGCAGCCGTCTTTTACTACGCTGGCGGAAAAATAGAACAGCATCACATTGATTTTGATCAAGAGCAATCCTTGAGCTTGGAAATCTCGTTAATCTACGAATTCGGCGATGAAGCTTCTGACGAACGGTTTTTGTTCTTTCAAGATTATGATGGAACAGAAAATTTTTCTAATAAAGACAATGTATCGATTATCGAACTTCCGCTGTTTAATATAGAAGAGGCTATTTGCAAAGAGCAGGAAGAGGAGCTCGCAGAATAA
- a CDS encoding bleomycin resistance protein, with protein MKFNSLIPELTVRDIERTKKFYTHVLRFNIEYERPEDKFVFLSLEENQLMFEQDNGSWSTGVLEYPFGRGVNFEMSVSDVEELYGRVIAAGIVPFRRLAANRYRSGTEEIVQKEFLVQDPDGYLLRFTE; from the coding sequence ATGAAATTCAATTCTTTGATCCCTGAGTTGACCGTTAGGGATATCGAAAGGACGAAGAAGTTCTATACGCACGTGCTGCGATTCAACATTGAGTATGAGCGCCCTGAAGATAAATTCGTATTTTTGTCTTTGGAGGAAAATCAGTTGATGTTTGAACAGGACAACGGCAGCTGGAGCACGGGCGTCCTGGAGTATCCCTTTGGCAGGGGCGTAAACTTTGAGATGTCCGTTTCCGATGTGGAAGAGCTTTACGGTCGAGTGATAGCTGCGGGGATCGTGCCGTTTAGAAGATTGGCGGCGAATCGCTACAGAAGCGGGACGGAAGAGATCGTTCAGAAAGAGTTTTTGGTTCAGGATCCCGACGGGTATTTATTGAGATTTACGGAGTAA
- the guaA gene encoding glutamine-hydrolyzing GMP synthase encodes MDNIVILDCGSQYTQLIARRVREMKVHSEILPWDATIEQIMSRTPTGLIVSGGPRSVLEPDSPRLAEGFFDLKLPILGICYGMQLTALRYGGTVRRSAAREYGRATLVVTDGECPFFAGVPERSQVWMSHGDDVEKVPAGFVPTSVSEDGVVAGMRTPDDHITAVQFHPEVSHTEKGAELLGNFLFKICGCKGDWDLGDWAEKMKDEIRAAVGEDKVICGLSGGVDSSVAAALTAAAIGERLQCIFVNNGLLRAGEAEEVLASYRQMKLNVAYVDASEKFVKGLAGVIDPEKKRKIIGETFIRIFEEEARKIKGARWLLQGTLYPDVIESGQRKGAAVIKSHHNVGGLPKDMNLSLLEPLRELFKDEGRAVGRLLGVPENIVRRHPFPGPGLAVRCLGDITREKLEILRAADKIYLEEINRAGLYDEIWQAFAVLLPVYTVGVMGDERTYARVCALRAITSRDGMTAEWYRMPHEVLARASTRICNEVRGVNRVVYDVTSKPPATVEWE; translated from the coding sequence ATGGACAACATCGTCATTCTCGACTGCGGCTCGCAGTACACCCAGCTCATCGCCCGCCGCGTGCGCGAAATGAAAGTGCACAGCGAGATCCTGCCCTGGGACGCGACGATCGAACAGATCATGTCGCGCACGCCCACCGGACTGATCGTCTCCGGCGGCCCGCGCAGCGTGCTCGAACCCGATTCGCCCCGCCTGGCCGAGGGTTTTTTCGACCTCAAACTGCCCATCCTCGGCATCTGCTACGGCATGCAGCTGACCGCGCTCCGCTACGGCGGGACCGTGCGCCGCTCCGCCGCGCGCGAATACGGCCGCGCCACGCTCGTCGTCACAGACGGGGAGTGCCCGTTCTTCGCCGGCGTGCCCGAGAGGTCGCAGGTGTGGATGAGCCACGGCGACGACGTGGAAAAAGTCCCCGCCGGCTTCGTTCCCACCTCTGTGTCCGAAGACGGCGTCGTCGCCGGCATGCGTACGCCCGACGACCACATCACCGCCGTGCAGTTCCATCCCGAAGTCTCGCACACCGAAAAAGGCGCGGAGCTGCTCGGCAACTTCCTGTTCAAGATCTGCGGATGCAAGGGCGACTGGGACCTCGGCGACTGGGCCGAGAAAATGAAAGACGAGATCCGCGCCGCAGTCGGCGAGGACAAAGTCATCTGCGGCCTCTCCGGCGGCGTCGATTCCTCCGTGGCCGCCGCGCTGACCGCCGCCGCCATCGGCGAACGCCTGCAGTGCATCTTCGTCAACAACGGCCTGCTCCGCGCCGGCGAAGCCGAAGAAGTGCTGGCCAGCTACCGGCAGATGAAACTCAACGTCGCCTACGTCGACGCCAGTGAGAAGTTCGTCAAAGGACTGGCCGGCGTCATCGACCCCGAGAAGAAACGCAAGATCATCGGCGAGACCTTCATCCGCATCTTCGAGGAAGAAGCCCGCAAGATCAAAGGCGCCCGCTGGCTGCTGCAAGGCACCCTTTACCCCGACGTGATCGAGAGCGGCCAGCGCAAAGGCGCCGCCGTCATCAAGAGCCATCACAACGTCGGCGGCCTGCCCAAAGACATGAACCTGTCGCTGCTCGAACCCCTGCGCGAACTGTTCAAGGACGAAGGGCGCGCCGTCGGCCGCCTGCTCGGCGTGCCTGAAAACATCGTGCGCCGCCATCCCTTTCCCGGCCCCGGCCTGGCCGTGCGCTGCCTCGGCGATATTACCAGGGAAAAACTCGAGATCCTGCGCGCCGCCGACAAGATCTATCTGGAAGAGATCAACAGAGCCGGACTGTACGACGAGATCTGGCAAGCCTTCGCCGTGCTGCTGCCCGTCTACACCGTCGGCGTCATGGGCGACGAGCGCACCTACGCCCGCGTCTGTGCCCTGCGCGCCATCACCAGCCGCGACGGCATGACCGCCGAATGGTACCGCATGCCCCACGAAGTGCTGGCCCGCGCCTCCACAAGGATCTGCAACGAAGTCCGCGGCGTCAACCGCGTCGTCTACGACGTCACCAGCAAACCCCCGGCGACGGTGGAGTGGGAATAA
- a CDS encoding DEAD/DEAH box helicase: protein MEENKEGVYPFYPWQLEAWGELTDDGGTPLSAVLSAPTGAGKTMVAYLWAGLVDGEGRPLTDRSGCDRVIFTAPIKALSNERYMDLLKMGFDVGLETGDFKKNDGAPVICCTQEIYDLKYAGCDRIRLIIDEFHYIFSENERSRAYIDGLRKTHPAVPILVMSATFGQPDEIRCYLERVMERDFELYLLKERTTRLTYLSRALAAREIHDALVFAFSQKGVHQVADLIAAQRMDIDKDRKARLRDLAWILEVKVVQKHLYKGVGVYYGRLLPKEKLLVERAYRERIIDVVVGTDALALGVNLPAETVVFAQTVKYFDRRPLTKTSFSQMAGRAGRKGLFDEGFVSWLADSPVESRGVDTGEMFKALERTGDEKATIELRPDFGAILKKHSTVENEADIVARYSLPQLRTKTVLEEIRDAVRRIDSSLGLLAPGRKEMFKRILADVWYGEMEIDQNLEMADLFFRGAGSGDEYVHPDGLIAAELFQKYEKNFLQALLRVKRYNNSLPDEYKFNGMDKVEQAIEEIDPTVFGFEDRILEMDNTAVDLPEAEVRLVPSDRVRLEKRRRVRKKTPSAQKTPPEKKDGNAGAKKKKRRGHRGGRRRSAKKKRQIQEALDAAEE from the coding sequence ATGGAGGAAAATAAAGAGGGCGTCTATCCTTTTTATCCGTGGCAGCTGGAAGCCTGGGGCGAGCTGACGGATGACGGCGGAACTCCCCTCAGCGCCGTGCTGTCGGCTCCGACCGGAGCGGGAAAGACCATGGTGGCTTACCTGTGGGCCGGCCTCGTCGACGGCGAAGGCCGCCCGCTCACCGACCGCAGCGGCTGCGACCGCGTCATCTTCACCGCGCCCATCAAGGCCCTCAGCAACGAGCGTTACATGGATCTGCTCAAGATGGGCTTCGACGTGGGGCTGGAGACCGGCGACTTCAAAAAGAACGACGGCGCGCCCGTGATCTGCTGCACGCAGGAGATCTACGACCTCAAGTACGCCGGCTGCGACCGCATCCGCCTGATCATCGACGAGTTCCATTACATTTTCAGCGAAAACGAGCGCAGCCGCGCCTACATCGACGGCCTGCGCAAGACCCATCCCGCCGTGCCCATCCTCGTCATGTCCGCCACCTTCGGCCAGCCGGACGAGATCCGCTGCTACCTCGAGCGCGTCATGGAGCGCGATTTCGAACTGTACCTGCTCAAAGAGCGCACGACCAGGCTGACCTATCTCAGCCGCGCGCTCGCCGCCCGCGAGATCCACGATGCGCTGGTCTTCGCGTTTTCGCAGAAAGGCGTGCACCAGGTCGCCGACCTGATCGCCGCGCAGCGCATGGACATCGACAAGGACCGCAAGGCCCGTCTGCGCGATCTGGCCTGGATCCTCGAAGTGAAAGTCGTGCAGAAACACCTCTACAAAGGCGTCGGCGTCTATTACGGCCGACTGCTGCCCAAGGAAAAACTGCTCGTCGAGCGCGCCTACCGCGAACGCATCATCGACGTGGTCGTCGGCACCGACGCGCTGGCGCTGGGCGTCAACCTGCCGGCCGAAACCGTCGTCTTCGCCCAGACGGTGAAATATTTCGACCGCCGCCCCCTCACCAAGACCAGCTTCAGCCAGATGGCCGGGCGCGCCGGGCGCAAGGGGCTGTTCGACGAAGGCTTCGTCAGCTGGCTCGCCGATTCCCCCGTGGAATCCCGCGGCGTCGACACCGGCGAGATGTTCAAGGCGCTCGAGCGCACCGGCGACGAAAAGGCCACGATCGAGCTGCGCCCCGACTTCGGCGCCATCCTCAAAAAACACAGCACCGTCGAGAACGAAGCCGATATCGTCGCCCGCTACTCGCTGCCCCAGCTCCGCACCAAGACCGTGCTCGAAGAGATCCGCGACGCCGTGCGCCGCATCGATTCCAGCCTCGGCCTGCTGGCCCCCGGGCGCAAGGAAATGTTCAAGCGCATCCTCGCCGACGTATGGTACGGCGAAATGGAGATCGACCAGAACCTGGAAATGGCCGATCTGTTCTTCCGCGGCGCCGGCAGCGGCGACGAATACGTCCATCCCGACGGCTTGATCGCCGCCGAACTGTTCCAGAAGTACGAAAAGAACTTTTTGCAGGCCCTGCTGCGCGTCAAACGCTACAACAACTCGCTGCCCGACGAATACAAGTTCAACGGCATGGACAAAGTGGAACAGGCCATCGAAGAGATCGACCCCACCGTCTTCGGTTTCGAGGACCGCATCCTCGAAATGGACAACACCGCCGTCGACCTGCCGGAAGCGGAAGTCCGCCTCGTCCCCAGCGACCGCGTGCGCCTCGAAAAACGCCGCCGCGTCCGCAAAAAAACGCCTTCCGCTCAGAAAACTCCGCCCGAAAAGAAGGACGGGAACGCCGGAGCGAAGAAGAAAAAGCGCCGCGGCCACCGCGGCGGGCGCCGCCGCAGCGCCAAAAAGAAACGGCAGATCCAGGAAGCGCTGGACGCCGCGGAAGAGTAG
- the proS gene encoding proline--tRNA ligase has translation MARNITPREQDYSQWYLDIIKVAELADYAPVRGCMVVRPTGYAIWEDLQAKFDRAFKETGHVNAYFPLLIPSSFLRKEAEHVEGFAPECAVVTHAGGEELEEPLVIRPTSETVIGAMYSKWVQSWRDLPLLINQWANVLRWEKRPRLFLRTSEFLWQEGHTAHATAAEAEEETVKMLNVYAKIMKEDMALPVVEGVKSEGERFPGALDTYTCETMVSDTKALQAGTSHFLGQNFARAFSIQFQDQNGEMQYAWTTSWGVSTRMIGAIIMTHSDNDGLILPPRVAPVKAVIVPISKDDAAFAELDAKARELADELNNVLGPLTVRVDEQNHMRPADRFFYHLQRGVPLRLELGEKDAAAGTVRAVRRDTGAREDLKWGELAERVPAILEDIQKSLYEKACAFRDANTYEASSYDELKARLEKGGWVKCFFAGSKEDEKKIKEETQATVRCYPLAEKDRTGKCVYTGKEGAHLAVFAKSY, from the coding sequence ATGGCACGCAACATCACCCCGAGAGAACAGGATTATTCACAGTGGTATCTGGACATCATCAAGGTCGCCGAGCTGGCCGACTACGCCCCTGTGCGCGGCTGCATGGTCGTCCGCCCCACGGGCTACGCGATCTGGGAAGACCTTCAGGCCAAGTTCGACCGCGCCTTCAAAGAGACGGGGCACGTCAACGCCTACTTTCCGCTGCTGATCCCCTCGTCGTTTTTGCGGAAGGAAGCCGAGCACGTGGAGGGCTTCGCGCCCGAGTGCGCGGTCGTCACCCACGCCGGCGGCGAAGAATTGGAAGAGCCGCTCGTCATCCGTCCCACGTCCGAGACCGTCATCGGAGCGATGTACAGCAAGTGGGTGCAGTCGTGGCGCGACCTGCCCCTGCTGATCAACCAGTGGGCCAACGTGCTGCGCTGGGAAAAACGCCCCCGCCTGTTCCTGCGCACCTCCGAGTTCCTCTGGCAGGAAGGCCATACGGCCCACGCCACGGCCGCCGAAGCCGAGGAAGAGACCGTGAAGATGCTCAACGTCTACGCCAAGATCATGAAGGAAGACATGGCCCTGCCCGTCGTCGAGGGCGTCAAGTCCGAGGGCGAACGCTTCCCCGGCGCGCTCGACACCTACACCTGCGAGACCATGGTCAGCGACACCAAGGCCCTGCAGGCCGGCACCAGCCATTTCCTCGGCCAGAACTTTGCCAGGGCGTTCAGCATCCAGTTCCAGGACCAGAACGGCGAGATGCAGTACGCCTGGACCACAAGCTGGGGCGTTTCCACCCGCATGATCGGCGCCATCATTATGACCCACTCCGACAACGACGGCCTGATACTGCCGCCCCGCGTCGCGCCCGTCAAGGCCGTGATCGTGCCGATCTCCAAGGACGACGCCGCGTTCGCCGAACTCGACGCCAAGGCCCGCGAGCTGGCCGACGAGCTCAACAACGTGCTCGGGCCGCTGACCGTGCGCGTGGACGAGCAGAACCACATGCGCCCCGCCGACCGCTTCTTCTACCACCTGCAAAGGGGCGTGCCGCTGCGCCTCGAACTGGGCGAGAAGGACGCCGCCGCCGGAACCGTGCGCGCCGTGCGCCGCGACACCGGCGCCAGGGAAGACCTGAAGTGGGGAGAATTGGCCGAGCGCGTGCCGGCGATCCTCGAAGACATTCAGAAGAGTCTCTACGAAAAAGCCTGCGCCTTCCGCGACGCCAACACGTACGAGGCAAGCAGTTACGACGAGCTGAAAGCGCGGCTCGAAAAGGGCGGCTGGGTCAAATGCTTCTTCGCCGGCAGCAAGGAAGACGAGAAGAAGATTAAAGAAGAGACGCAGGCCACCGTGCGCTGCTATCCCCTCGCCGAAAAAGACCGCACCGGAAAATGCGTCTACACCGGCAAAGAGGGCGCGCATCTGGCCGTCTTCGCCAAGTCTTATTGA